A portion of the Halobacillus ihumii genome contains these proteins:
- a CDS encoding DUF6220 domain-containing protein — MNETQLIKGTKKRKKIFAVIAGVFSACIVAQIFIAGLAIFDTPLHWGVHRFFVHFFDKLALLLFVMSFICKMPASIRWQSGAMVFLIYLMYFSANVSALVLWGAALHPVFAMTLFTLSVYCTVQSWKTTREVESQ, encoded by the coding sequence GTGAATGAAACTCAGTTAATAAAAGGTACGAAAAAAAGGAAGAAAATATTCGCAGTGATTGCGGGGGTCTTTTCAGCCTGTATCGTCGCCCAGATATTTATCGCCGGTTTAGCTATTTTTGACACCCCATTACATTGGGGAGTGCATCGTTTCTTTGTACATTTCTTTGATAAACTAGCTCTTTTACTTTTCGTGATGTCCTTTATTTGCAAAATGCCCGCAAGCATCCGCTGGCAGAGTGGTGCGATGGTATTTTTGATTTATTTAATGTATTTTTCGGCAAACGTAAGCGCACTTGTATTATGGGGCGCCGCACTACACCCTGTCTTTGCCATGACGCTCTTTACTCTTTCAGTTTACTGCACCGTGCAATCATGGAAGACAACGAGGGAGGTGGAGTCTCAATGA
- a CDS encoding excisionase family DNA-binding protein, translating to MYLTIQQTAEYLDVPYSYIESLIRDKRIRAVHDGTAYLINSNQFDTYFEQIEKYRLMIQEYLSEPLPEDPDIKDED from the coding sequence ATGTACTTAACCATCCAGCAAACGGCTGAATACTTAGATGTGCCGTATTCATATATTGAATCCCTAATTAGAGACAAGCGAATTCGCGCTGTCCACGATGGTACAGCTTATCTTATTAACAGCAATCAATTTGATACCTACTTTGAACAGATAGAGAAATATCGTCTAATGATACAGGAGTACTTAAGTGAACCGTTACCTGAAGATCCAGATATTAAAGATGAAGATTAA
- a CDS encoding YvrJ family protein yields MIAIESWMSLAGNIGFPIVVTFFVLFRLDQCLQNLDKSIDHLTEEVKKKHE; encoded by the coding sequence ATGATAGCCATCGAATCTTGGATGAGTCTTGCTGGAAATATTGGATTCCCCATTGTTGTTACATTCTTCGTTCTATTTCGATTGGACCAATGCCTGCAAAACCTTGATAAGTCGATAGATCATTTAACGGAAGAGGTGAAAAAGAAACATGAGTGA
- a CDS encoding sigma-70 family RNA polymerase sigma factor — translation MSKKPFDSFLQHGRYYEAYTIASNDPTTKNRSRVNQLFYHYQIEARFVTYMNTTMWRCAKDYRKKRQRWHDSHRLTLNQPVGEDLTVLDVMTVEDTNFSGWGEEGDSFELVTCPRLQTVISRLTLQQRLILYDHVANQLSFKEIAEKLGVSQQSTSKSFHRIIRKFRKAYQEGEWI, via the coding sequence ATGTCCAAAAAACCATTCGACTCATTTTTGCAGCATGGCCGCTATTACGAAGCATATACAATTGCGAGCAACGATCCAACGACCAAGAATCGTAGTCGTGTGAATCAGCTGTTTTATCATTATCAGATTGAAGCAAGGTTTGTAACCTATATGAATACAACGATGTGGCGATGTGCGAAGGATTATCGAAAAAAGCGGCAGCGCTGGCATGATTCTCATAGGCTCACCCTTAATCAGCCAGTAGGCGAAGACCTGACAGTATTGGATGTAATGACGGTCGAAGATACTAATTTTAGCGGCTGGGGTGAGGAAGGCGATTCATTTGAGTTGGTCACGTGTCCACGATTACAAACCGTAATTAGTCGACTTACTCTTCAGCAGCGCTTGATTTTATATGACCATGTCGCCAATCAATTGTCGTTCAAGGAAATCGCTGAGAAACTGGGTGTTTCACAACAATCTACTTCAAAATCATTTCACAGGATCATAAGAAAATTTCGTAAAGCTTATCAGGAAGGAGAATGGATATGA
- a CDS encoding Na+/H+ antiporter NhaC family protein, with protein sequence MANSRNDEVIDEAVGEKSINRLEFRGGVFAATVPLIFFIVWAITLSVTKLVTEEALVLGMVIGVAIGLFLCKSKWADYAQALISGMAQPIGVIAVIAWFWAGMFAKLLSAGGLVDGLIWFGFQTGLEGGAFVGVTFMLSALFATAVGTGYGTVAAFGILMYPAGVILGADPVLMLAAILSGAVFGDNLAPVSDTTIVSATTQEADVPGVVRSRFKYSITAAIPALILFVILGDGGNAQNTEAMARLQEQVSPHGLLLLIPFALVLYLALSGHHLLTSLTWGIVASIVFIIISGTPFTEIIHIYKDEAGNAVVEGALMSGIGGYFNMAILILFILAAAHLMEVAGTMDKIRDFFLGIIKGVVKRAELSMYGIVAFLNVFITINTAAEIAAAPFVRKLGKEMNIHPYRRANFLDTVTSSLGYIFPWSAGVLLAWATIKGAAKEYENMPVVSPAEVFPYVFQGWGLLIVMLIAALTGWGLRYSGKNGEEVKPKDYENK encoded by the coding sequence GTGGCAAATTCACGAAACGATGAAGTCATTGATGAAGCAGTTGGAGAAAAGTCGATTAACAGATTAGAATTCCGTGGAGGCGTCTTTGCAGCCACAGTCCCACTAATCTTTTTCATAGTATGGGCGATTACATTAAGTGTAACGAAGCTTGTCACTGAAGAAGCATTGGTTCTCGGAATGGTAATCGGTGTAGCCATCGGTTTATTTCTTTGTAAATCAAAGTGGGCGGATTACGCACAAGCTTTAATTTCAGGAATGGCGCAGCCGATCGGGGTCATCGCTGTTATTGCCTGGTTTTGGGCAGGGATGTTTGCTAAATTGTTATCAGCAGGCGGTCTTGTCGATGGACTCATTTGGTTTGGATTTCAGACGGGGCTGGAAGGCGGTGCCTTTGTTGGAGTAACCTTCATGCTTTCAGCGTTATTTGCAACAGCCGTTGGTACAGGATACGGAACTGTTGCAGCATTTGGTATACTCATGTACCCAGCAGGGGTTATTCTAGGAGCAGATCCAGTCTTAATGCTGGCAGCCATCTTAAGTGGTGCGGTATTCGGGGACAACCTTGCACCTGTATCTGATACAACGATTGTTTCAGCTACAACTCAGGAGGCGGATGTGCCAGGAGTTGTTCGTTCACGATTTAAATATTCTATTACGGCGGCTATCCCAGCGCTTATTTTATTCGTGATTCTTGGTGATGGGGGAAATGCCCAAAATACAGAAGCTATGGCGAGGCTTCAGGAGCAAGTATCACCACACGGGTTGTTGCTGCTGATTCCGTTCGCATTAGTATTATATTTGGCATTGTCAGGTCATCATTTATTAACTTCTTTGACATGGGGCATTGTTGCTTCTATCGTCTTTATTATTATTTCCGGAACACCCTTTACCGAAATCATTCATATATACAAAGATGAGGCGGGTAATGCTGTTGTAGAAGGAGCCCTCATGAGTGGTATCGGCGGCTATTTCAATATGGCGATATTGATTCTGTTTATATTAGCAGCTGCCCACCTAATGGAAGTTGCGGGTACGATGGATAAAATTAGAGACTTTTTCCTTGGCATTATAAAAGGAGTAGTGAAACGTGCCGAGCTTTCCATGTATGGCATTGTCGCCTTCTTGAATGTGTTTATTACGATCAATACAGCAGCAGAAATTGCGGCGGCTCCATTTGTGCGCAAGCTTGGGAAAGAAATGAATATTCATCCTTACCGTCGAGCGAACTTCCTTGATACGGTAACTTCTTCATTAGGATATATTTTTCCATGGAGTGCTGGTGTTCTTTTGGCTTGGGCCACGATTAAAGGTGCTGCCAAGGAATACGAAAATATGCCAGTCGTTAGTCCAGCTGAAGTATTCCCGTATGTTTTTCAAGGTTGGGGACTTCTCATCGTTATGCTAATTGCAGCTTTAACAGGCTGGGGCTTACGTTACAGTGGAAAGAATGGTGAAGAAGTAAAACCGAAAGATTATGAAAATAAATAA
- a CDS encoding DUF5957 family protein encodes MRNVMVIIIAALVGIVAGIVVSELIGMIGYLFLNKIIGIKYLPIVFAVVFACIGPSIDKRFIRFSTRN; translated from the coding sequence ATGAGAAACGTCATGGTTATTATTATTGCCGCCCTTGTTGGAATTGTGGCAGGAATTGTAGTATCCGAATTAATTGGAATGATTGGTTATCTATTTCTTAATAAAATAATAGGGATCAAATATTTACCAATTGTTTTTGCAGTTGTGTTTGCCTGCATAGGTCCTAGTATAGACAAGCGTTTTATTCGTTTTAGCACTCGTAATTAA
- a CDS encoding aminoglycoside phosphotransferase family protein, translated as MEMQDQFVKNVVFSFREQGEKWLKDLPHLLHYCERKWELSIKEPYPLSYNYVAPAVTRDGNEVVVKIGLPGQEFNQELDALQALNPKGIVRLLDEERERGVLLLEKVEPGTMLSTVEKEDEVCQIAASVMKGLVAPVENRKGLPTTRDREAELARICEENPNGLGPFSGADLKRALHVFTIMNTSASNLKLLHGDFHHYNILSNGRDSWIAIDPKGLIGEVEYDVIQFLMNRLPQEGAADVIANRVNRLTEELDLNLKRLLLWGYAHSVLSSAWTVDMVTDEYDRSFSQCPAVFKNLYERYYGHTIDDFLGKRAP; from the coding sequence ATGGAAATGCAGGATCAATTTGTTAAAAACGTTGTGTTTTCTTTTCGAGAACAAGGAGAAAAGTGGTTAAAAGACTTGCCGCATCTTCTTCATTATTGTGAACGAAAATGGGAGTTGTCGATAAAAGAGCCTTATCCGTTGTCTTATAACTATGTGGCGCCAGCCGTGACCAGGGACGGGAATGAAGTGGTCGTTAAAATTGGCTTGCCAGGTCAAGAATTTAATCAAGAGCTTGATGCCCTTCAGGCGCTTAATCCCAAAGGTATCGTTCGACTATTAGATGAAGAACGCGAGCGTGGGGTGCTACTGTTAGAAAAAGTAGAGCCGGGGACGATGCTCTCAACAGTTGAAAAGGAAGATGAGGTATGTCAAATAGCTGCCAGTGTGATGAAGGGACTAGTGGCCCCTGTTGAAAATAGAAAAGGGCTCCCTACGACAAGAGACCGAGAAGCAGAATTAGCTCGTATATGTGAAGAAAATCCAAACGGACTCGGCCCTTTTTCGGGGGCAGATTTAAAAAGGGCATTACATGTGTTTACGATTATGAATACGTCTGCGAGTAATTTGAAGTTACTTCATGGTGATTTCCATCATTACAACATTCTGTCTAATGGACGTGATTCGTGGATTGCGATCGATCCGAAAGGGTTAATCGGGGAAGTGGAGTATGATGTCATCCAATTTCTGATGAACCGTTTGCCGCAAGAAGGTGCGGCTGATGTTATCGCAAATAGAGTGAACCGGCTGACTGAGGAGTTAGATTTAAACTTGAAGCGTTTGTTGCTTTGGGGATACGCACATTCTGTTCTATCCAGCGCATGGACCGTTGATATGGTAACAGATGAGTACGATCGAAGCTTCTCGCAGTGCCCGGCTGTTTTTAAGAATTTGTATGAGAGATACTATGGCCATACGATTGATGACTTTTTGGGAAAACGAGCACCATAG
- a CDS encoding RidA family protein: protein MFKPISTDQAPAAIGPYSQAVDVGNLIFISGQIPLNPATQLFVSEHVKEQTEQVMKNIGAILKEAGLTYKHIAKANIYLENIDDFAVVNEVYASYLSEPYPARAAVEVGKLPKGAKVEIEAIAVKE, encoded by the coding sequence TTGTTTAAACCTATTTCAACTGACCAAGCACCTGCTGCAATCGGACCTTACTCGCAGGCAGTCGACGTCGGAAATCTTATTTTCATTTCAGGTCAAATTCCGCTTAATCCCGCTACACAATTATTTGTGTCGGAACATGTAAAAGAGCAAACGGAACAAGTGATGAAGAATATTGGCGCAATTCTCAAAGAAGCTGGTCTTACCTACAAACATATCGCAAAAGCTAATATTTATCTTGAGAACATCGATGACTTTGCAGTTGTGAATGAAGTGTATGCGAGCTATTTAAGTGAACCATACCCCGCTCGTGCTGCCGTAGAGGTAGGAAAGCTTCCAAAAGGAGCTAAAGTTGAAATCGAAGCCATTGCTGTTAAAGAGTAA
- a CDS encoding carbon starvation protein A: MVTFLASIMILLLGYFFYAKVVERIFGINDQNPTPAYTKNDGFDYTPMSWWKASLIQLLNIAGLGPIFGAIMGALYGPVAFIWIVIGSIFAGAVHDYFSGMLSLRHNGAQFPTIVGKYLGKPAQSMINVLSIGLMILVAAAFTAGPAQLMSEITPLSFTASLLLIFAYFLLATLLPINKIIGRVYPIFGAILIFMALSIGVGLFFFDNPVPNLTLENLHPDELPMWPLLMVTVSCGAISGFHSTQSPILSRTLKKESEGRKVFYGAMLSEGIIALIWAAAGMAFFGSTGGLQEALANGGPAGVVNEISITTLGTLGGILAVLGVIILPITTGDTALRSSRMMLGDLLTPILKKRGKWTNGLLVIPVAVPTFLLTQMDYSFLWRYVGWSNQVVATVMLWTGAMYLIKHQKFHWICSIPALFMTAVVSSYIFYAPEGFDLPYTTSMVIGAVIWASVLIWFITQVMKYKAASQDESAARKAG, encoded by the coding sequence ATGGTTACATTTCTTGCATCCATCATGATTTTACTACTAGGATACTTTTTCTATGCAAAGGTGGTTGAGCGGATTTTCGGCATCAACGACCAGAACCCAACACCTGCTTACACAAAGAATGACGGGTTTGACTATACACCGATGAGCTGGTGGAAAGCGAGCCTCATTCAATTGTTAAACATCGCTGGCCTCGGTCCGATATTCGGTGCCATCATGGGTGCGCTTTATGGACCCGTTGCCTTCATATGGATTGTTATAGGCAGTATTTTTGCTGGTGCTGTACACGATTATTTCTCAGGTATGCTGTCACTTAGACACAATGGTGCACAGTTTCCGACGATCGTCGGAAAATATTTAGGCAAACCGGCGCAATCCATGATCAATGTGCTCTCCATCGGCCTGATGATTCTTGTGGCGGCTGCGTTTACCGCAGGACCTGCCCAGCTGATGTCCGAAATTACGCCGCTCAGTTTCACGGCTTCGCTACTGTTGATTTTTGCTTACTTTTTGCTGGCGACTTTGCTGCCTATTAATAAAATTATTGGACGAGTCTACCCAATTTTTGGGGCGATTCTTATTTTTATGGCGCTTTCGATCGGGGTAGGGCTTTTCTTTTTTGATAATCCTGTACCCAACCTGACGCTGGAAAACTTGCATCCTGACGAGCTGCCGATGTGGCCGCTTCTTATGGTAACGGTCTCTTGCGGCGCTATATCAGGTTTTCACAGTACACAGAGTCCGATTCTTTCCCGGACGCTGAAAAAGGAAAGTGAAGGGCGAAAAGTTTTTTATGGTGCGATGCTTAGTGAAGGCATCATTGCCCTTATCTGGGCTGCTGCGGGAATGGCGTTCTTCGGGAGTACAGGGGGTCTTCAAGAAGCCCTTGCTAATGGCGGACCAGCTGGGGTTGTGAATGAAATCAGTATTACAACTCTTGGCACATTAGGTGGGATACTTGCTGTGCTTGGTGTGATTATCTTGCCGATTACTACAGGAGATACAGCATTAAGGTCCTCAAGAATGATGCTGGGAGACCTTCTTACACCGATTCTTAAAAAACGCGGAAAGTGGACGAATGGGCTGCTGGTGATTCCGGTTGCTGTGCCGACCTTTTTGCTCACCCAAATGGATTATAGCTTCCTGTGGCGATATGTGGGCTGGTCCAACCAAGTGGTGGCCACTGTTATGCTATGGACCGGCGCCATGTATTTGATCAAACATCAGAAATTCCATTGGATTTGCAGTATTCCAGCTTTATTTATGACCGCGGTTGTCAGTTCCTATATTTTCTATGCACCAGAAGGATTTGATCTGCCTTATACAACATCGATGGTGATCGGAGCTGTTATTTGGGCCTCTGTCCTAATTTGGTTCATTACGCAGGTCATGAAATACAAGGCAGCCAGTCAAGACGAATCCGCTGCCCGAAAAGCCGGATAA
- a CDS encoding DUF4064 domain-containing protein, with the protein MDRNSEFILGLIGGILGFFSAFFAIFIGEIDAAVSETGASAISGLGWAAFLFSTLAIVGAILVKSKTKIGAIMMIAAALGGLISISMFYLIPAALLLIAGIMGVVRKDRAVAKSP; encoded by the coding sequence ATGGACCGTAACAGTGAATTCATTTTAGGATTAATCGGCGGAATTCTTGGGTTTTTCAGTGCTTTTTTTGCGATCTTCATTGGAGAAATTGATGCGGCCGTCAGTGAGACGGGAGCAAGTGCTATCAGCGGACTTGGCTGGGCGGCCTTCTTGTTCTCTACTCTCGCCATTGTAGGAGCCATACTTGTTAAGAGCAAAACAAAGATAGGCGCGATTATGATGATTGCTGCTGCTCTTGGGGGCCTTATTAGTATTTCGATGTTCTACTTAATTCCAGCAGCTTTACTGCTTATCGCTGGGATAATGGGAGTTGTACGGAAAGACAGAGCAGTCGCTAAAAGTCCTTAA
- a CDS encoding amidohydrolase produces the protein MIIDNVRIYQPFDEKNKDQTYAVEFDDGVFQSIHPSPYKGQKTTINGKGKLIAPSFNDSHMHLLRYGLLKKELDLTEAESFKEVKELIENHYGNLEENQWFFGKGFNDAQFDDIDHLLTAQDLHEIHADAYIFLLHEDGHECVISEKALELLREEEDFKKEPDIFKEKDDQGMWTGRFKDTAVHYIKRHFWGRSVEDAKQALKAAFPHINANGLTSVHTDDINFIRNYDRLWRAYTELENEGELPIDVQLHHYIFDIGDLRQFLKTHKLRTGDGTNQVKVGAIKIFLDGTQRLHTSAMRNPYPENPDTSGTLIYSQEQVNDMVAEAGENGMQVAMHAIGDRACEQAIEALEQKEANTRERRHRIIHAQTLAPDLMDRLRTLKPYIETQPSFLLGEWDKKDKWTPKELLPFCDAFNSLVRDHIPVTLSSDLPIGSINPFVTINTAVNRTDLEGNPQGGWMPQEKLKVDDSFHAFTTVPAEIEYREDSKGKIKPGYQADFVMVDQHPHEVPPQDLHKIKVLQTWYRGEKVYERK, from the coding sequence GTGATCATAGATAATGTAAGAATCTATCAGCCTTTTGATGAGAAGAATAAGGATCAAACTTATGCTGTTGAATTTGACGACGGTGTCTTCCAGTCTATTCATCCAAGTCCCTACAAAGGCCAAAAAACAACGATTAACGGGAAAGGAAAGCTGATTGCACCTAGCTTCAACGACAGTCATATGCATTTACTAAGATATGGACTATTGAAAAAAGAACTGGACTTAACAGAAGCCGAAAGTTTTAAGGAAGTGAAGGAACTAATCGAAAATCATTATGGAAACCTCGAAGAAAATCAGTGGTTTTTCGGCAAAGGGTTCAATGATGCTCAATTTGATGACATCGATCATTTATTAACTGCCCAGGATTTGCACGAAATTCACGCAGATGCTTATATCTTTCTATTGCATGAAGATGGACACGAGTGTGTGATTAGTGAAAAAGCATTAGAATTGTTAAGGGAAGAAGAAGATTTCAAAAAAGAACCGGATATCTTTAAGGAGAAAGACGATCAAGGAATGTGGACAGGGAGGTTTAAAGATACGGCGGTCCATTACATTAAGCGCCATTTCTGGGGGCGGTCTGTAGAAGATGCCAAGCAGGCGCTGAAGGCTGCTTTTCCTCATATTAACGCTAACGGCCTTACCTCCGTGCATACAGACGATATAAATTTCATTCGAAATTATGATCGGCTATGGAGAGCTTATACGGAACTTGAAAATGAAGGCGAGCTCCCTATTGATGTTCAATTGCATCATTATATTTTTGATATTGGAGACCTCAGACAATTTCTTAAAACCCATAAACTTAGAACGGGGGATGGGACAAATCAAGTAAAAGTCGGAGCGATTAAAATCTTTTTAGATGGCACCCAACGTCTTCATACATCGGCCATGAGAAACCCTTACCCTGAAAACCCTGATACGAGTGGCACACTCATTTACAGCCAGGAGCAAGTTAACGACATGGTGGCCGAGGCTGGCGAAAACGGCATGCAAGTTGCTATGCATGCAATTGGAGATCGAGCCTGTGAGCAGGCGATTGAAGCTTTAGAACAGAAAGAAGCCAACACGAGAGAGCGACGGCATCGAATCATCCACGCTCAAACTCTAGCCCCAGATCTTATGGATCGGCTGCGAACACTCAAACCGTATATCGAAACACAGCCCTCCTTTTTACTGGGCGAATGGGATAAAAAAGATAAATGGACACCAAAAGAATTGCTGCCATTTTGTGATGCCTTTAACAGTTTAGTGCGTGATCACATTCCTGTTACATTAAGTTCAGACCTACCGATCGGCTCAATCAACCCGTTTGTGACGATCAACACAGCTGTAAATCGGACAGATCTTGAAGGAAATCCTCAAGGCGGCTGGATGCCCCAGGAAAAGTTAAAAGTGGATGACAGCTTTCATGCTTTCACAACTGTCCCAGCGGAAATTGAATATCGTGAAGATAGTAAAGGAAAGATCAAACCTGGGTATCAAGCCGATTTCGTAATGGTTGATCAACATCCACACGAAGTTCCACCTCAAGACCTGCACAAAATTAAAGTTCTGCAAACATGGTATCGTGGTGAAAAAGTGTATGAACGTAAATAG
- a CDS encoding Fpg/Nei family DNA glycosylase: MPELPEMENYKLLLQQKIGGQTITDISINREKSINVYTETFIRQVQNQKVVEIERKAKHLLFYLENGRVLVLHLMLGGLMFYGTEEEKPDRTIQIRLSFGSENLYFIGLRLGYLHLFTQEGVKEELADLGPEPLNVNFSLDHFLELVENKRGMLKNTLVDQEFLSGIGNCYSDEIAWHAHLLPDRTMDDLDKKEKVQLYESIRFILPRATQFGGYMDQPLFKGDSKTGDYPSQAYVYDREGESCRRCGNKISKGEISSRKTFYCRECQH, encoded by the coding sequence ATGCCGGAATTACCGGAAATGGAAAACTATAAACTATTACTTCAGCAAAAGATTGGTGGGCAAACAATCACAGACATCTCCATTAACCGTGAAAAATCCATTAATGTGTATACAGAGACTTTCATACGCCAGGTGCAAAATCAGAAAGTAGTAGAGATAGAAAGGAAAGCTAAGCATTTATTGTTTTATCTTGAAAATGGCCGTGTTCTAGTGCTGCATCTCATGCTTGGTGGCTTGATGTTTTATGGTACTGAAGAGGAAAAGCCGGATCGTACCATTCAAATACGACTGTCCTTTGGAAGTGAGAACCTTTATTTTATTGGCTTACGGTTAGGGTACTTGCATCTTTTTACACAAGAAGGGGTTAAGGAGGAATTAGCTGATTTAGGCCCAGAGCCGCTAAATGTGAATTTTTCGCTCGATCACTTTTTAGAACTAGTAGAAAATAAAAGAGGTATGCTGAAAAACACCCTCGTTGATCAGGAATTTCTATCAGGGATTGGCAACTGTTATTCGGATGAAATTGCTTGGCATGCTCACTTGTTGCCAGACCGAACCATGGACGATCTCGACAAAAAGGAGAAAGTTCAATTGTACGAATCTATACGCTTTATTCTTCCACGAGCCACTCAATTCGGTGGTTACATGGACCAGCCCCTTTTTAAAGGGGATAGCAAAACAGGCGACTACCCTTCGCAAGCGTATGTGTATGATCGAGAGGGAGAATCATGTAGAAGGTGTGGGAACAAGATTAGTAAAGGTGAGATTTCATCCCGAAAAACATTTTACTGTCGTGAATGTCAGCACTAG
- a CDS encoding helix-turn-helix domain-containing protein, producing MSEVYELLLRAKEADETAMMELIDKFEPKIKKLSASLPATEREDMEQELKIQMIKSIEKFDIDKLSPFWSCYEKE from the coding sequence ATGAGTGAGGTGTACGAGTTATTGTTACGAGCAAAAGAAGCAGATGAAACAGCTATGATGGAGCTGATTGACAAATTCGAACCGAAAATAAAAAAATTAAGTGCTTCTCTGCCTGCGACTGAGCGTGAAGATATGGAGCAAGAGCTGAAGATTCAAATGATAAAATCGATAGAGAAGTTTGATATTGATAAACTTTCACCCTTTTGGAGTTGTTATGAAAAAGAATAG
- a CDS encoding AI-2E family transporter, whose protein sequence is MWLRHSFFKYITAVILVLICIYFLHILHFFQPVQTIIGTLFYPILIAGFLYYLIKPFVKFLSKSKYIPEVAAILIVFAAIAALLYAGFTYLADTIQKQVSSITNLPNKLKETAQQTEQVIQSNNLGILSVGELRQKVTSFFGSLTQQISDHLTEVVSTIAGAATVLVIIPFVLFYFLKDGDRLIPFLLKSIPEKHKMEGENLLKNIDQTLAAYIIGQITVAVVDGVLMYVGYLLIGLDYALVLALFVIITAVVPFFGPIIGAIPALVVALSQDPVMAVYVLIILVVVQQLEGNLVAPVVLGNRLNLHPLTIILLLVVAAALYGFIGMVIAVPLYSVLKVVLKNLVQFLKLRYQG, encoded by the coding sequence ATGTGGCTGAGGCATTCCTTCTTCAAGTATATAACAGCTGTGATTCTCGTGTTAATCTGTATTTATTTTCTACATATTCTCCACTTTTTCCAGCCCGTTCAAACCATTATCGGTACGCTATTCTATCCTATTTTAATCGCTGGGTTTTTGTACTATTTAATAAAGCCCTTCGTTAAGTTTTTATCAAAATCCAAGTATATCCCAGAAGTGGCGGCCATTCTGATTGTATTTGCGGCAATAGCCGCACTGCTGTATGCGGGCTTTACCTATTTGGCTGATACAATCCAAAAACAAGTTTCCAGCATTACAAATTTACCAAATAAGTTAAAAGAAACAGCTCAACAGACGGAACAAGTGATCCAAAGTAACAACTTAGGAATCCTTTCAGTTGGAGAGCTGCGCCAAAAAGTGACTAGTTTCTTTGGGAGTCTCACCCAGCAAATTAGTGACCATCTGACAGAAGTTGTCTCCACTATTGCTGGAGCAGCAACTGTTTTAGTCATTATCCCATTTGTCTTATTTTACTTTTTAAAAGATGGTGACCGTTTAATTCCATTTTTACTAAAATCGATTCCGGAAAAGCATAAGATGGAAGGGGAGAACCTATTAAAAAATATTGACCAAACTCTGGCTGCCTATATTATTGGTCAAATAACAGTCGCTGTAGTGGATGGCGTACTTATGTACGTTGGCTATTTGCTGATTGGGCTTGATTATGCGTTAGTACTTGCCTTGTTCGTTATAATTACCGCAGTGGTTCCTTTTTTCGGACCGATCATTGGCGCTATTCCGGCTTTAGTGGTAGCTTTGTCGCAAGACCCTGTAATGGCAGTGTATGTTTTAATTATTCTTGTAGTGGTCCAGCAGCTTGAAGGAAATCTCGTGGCGCCCGTTGTGCTTGGCAACCGCCTGAACCTGCATCCTTTGACGATTATTTTGCTGTTGGTCGTGGCGGCTGCCTTATATGGCTTTATTGGCATGGTCATCGCTGTTCCGCTGTATTCTGTTCTAAAAGTGGTATTGAAGAACCTTGTACAATTTTTAAAGCTCAGATATCAAGGATGA